The following are encoded in a window of Heteronotia binoei isolate CCM8104 ecotype False Entrance Well chromosome 9, APGP_CSIRO_Hbin_v1, whole genome shotgun sequence genomic DNA:
- the LRIT3 gene encoding leucine-rich repeat, immunoglobulin-like domain and transmembrane domain-containing protein 3, producing MYLIAAVCIMMSFWEEVDSFCPSQCTCIYHGRSDGTGTRSVLCNDPDMFEIPVNVPVDTVKLRIEKTVIRKIPTEAFYYLVDLKYLWLTYNSVASIDTSSFYNLKQLHELRLDGNLLSSFPWESLAEMPNLRTLDLHNNKVTSIPAEAGKYLRNLTYLDISSNKLITLPSDLMDIWPPFSEAASPRYIDSTTQRVILGLQDNPWYCDCRISKLIEFSKIVDTTVVLLDPLVACSGPESLAGILFQRAELEHCLKPSVMTSATKITSPLGSNVLLRCDATGYPTPQLTWVRSDNIPVNYTVIQESPGEGVRWSIISLTGISYRDAGDYRCKAKNLAGQSEASVTVTVVGVVTTTLSPQKYGKKTEAELQNTTQEDIKLESLNTTTFSPTSTLPTMTTAMATTQGLTTENATDKKQLKSIPDGRKNSKGTEISGNNKQAGDIEKKDNDAVTATEQTVAVKNLRVIPETDERVTLTWKTVNATSSSALTVLYSKYGEKDMLPLSIDPSKNKITIDGLEPSIQYMACVCPKGIPPTKDQCIIFSTNGTGLEDYSQISILLVAGGVACVIILPLIFFLLYKVLKLHRKPKSTREADLAKETYVKFETLSLKPRSVGAGGELWARRNTGESERLLLCSRSSMDSQMTFKSEGSRSEYFC from the exons ATCTGTGCTGTGTAATGATCCTGATATGTTTGAGATCCCTGTAAATGTTCCCGTGGACACCGTAAAACTCCGGATAGAAAAGACAGTGATACGAAAGATTCCAACAGAAGCCTTTTACTACTTGGTAGATCTCAAATACTTGTGGCTCACCTACAACAGTGTGGCTAGCATTGATACCAGCAGCTTTTATAATTTAAAGCAGTTGCATGAGTTGCGTCTTGATGGGAATTTGCTGTCAAGTTTCCCTTGGGAATCTTTGGCTGAAATGCCCAATTTACGAACTCTTGATTTGCACAACAATAAAGTGACCAGCATACCCGCTGAGGCCGGAAAATATCTGAGAAACCTCACTTACCTAGACATATCCAGCAACAAATTAATCACCTTGCCGTCAGACCTCATGGATATTTGGCCTCCTTTTTCTGAAGCAGCATCGCCCAGATACATCGACTCAACAACCCAGAGGGTCATATTAG GTTTGCAGGACAATCCATGGTACTGTGACTGTCGGATTTCAAAGCTCATTGAATTTTCCAAAATTGTGGATACCACAGTCGTGCTTTTGGATCCTCTTGTGGCTTGTAGTGGACCCGAGAGCCTGGCTGGAATCTTGTTTCAAAGAGCAGAACTGGAACATTGTTTAAAACCATCAGTCATGACTTCAGCCACAAAAATTACCTCACCTCTGGGAAGCAATGTTCTGCTACGCTGTGATGCCACAGGATATCCCACTCCTCAACTTACTTGGGTTAGATCAGACAACATACCAGTAAACTATACAG ttATTCAAGAAAGTCCAGGCGAGGGCGTTCGGTGGTCCATTATTAGTCTGACAGGCATTTCCTACAGGGATGCTGGTGATTACAGGTGTAAGGCCAAAAATTTGGCTGGACAGTCAGAAGCTTCCGTTACAGTCACTGTTGTCGGTGTTGTCACTACAACACTGTCTCCACAAAAGTATGGAAAGAAGACTGAGGCAGAGCTTCAAAACACAACACAGGAAGATATCAAACTAGAATCCTTAAACACAACCACTTTTTCTCCTACATCAACACTTCCCACAATGACAACAGCAATGGCTACAACTCAAGGTCTTACCACAGAAAATGCCACTGACAAAAAACAGCTGAAGTCTATCCCTGATGGAAGAAAGAATTCCAAGGGAACTGAAATCAGTGGAAATAACAAGCAGGCGGGTGATATTGAGAAGAAAGATAATGATGCAGTAACAGCCACTGAGCAAACGGTTGCAGTAAAAAACCTAAGAGTGATCCCCGAAACTGATGAAAGAGTAACTTTAACGTGGAAAACTGTCAATGCCACAAGCAGCTCTGCTCTGACTGTATTATACTCCAAGTACGGTGAGAAAGACATGCTGCCACTGAGCATAGATCCCAGCAAAAACAAAATCACAATAGATGGCTTGGAGCCCAGTATACAATATATGGCCTGTGTCTGCCCCAAAGGGATTCCTCCCACAAAAGACCAATGCATCATTTTCTCCACTAATGGAACTGGCCTTGAAGATTACTCTCAGATTTCCATTTTGCTGGTGGCTGGTGGTGTAGCATGTGTTATTATTTTGCCCTTGATATTTTTCCTACTATATAAAGTCTTAAAGCTTCACAGGAAACCAAAATCCACCAGGGAAGCTGACCTTGCTAAGGAGACCTATGTCAAATTTGAAACCCTTTCCCTTAAACCGCGGTCTGTGGGGGCAGGTGGAGAGCTTTGGGCTCGTAGGAACACTGGGGAGTCAGAAAGGCTTCTTCTGTGCTCTCGGTCAAGTATGGATTCCCAGATGACCTTCAAAAGTGAAGGTTCAAGGTCAGAGTACTTCTGCTGA